In Pengzhenrongella sicca, a single genomic region encodes these proteins:
- a CDS encoding IS3 family transposase: protein MPRPHPEEFRDDVVAVARRGDAPIKEIAKDFGISESCLRNWMQAADVQDGNRPGVTVSESAELREMRRRNRLLEQENEIRARGGVLCPGAPAGKMMYPLVSELASDGIPVAVTCRVLKLARQPYYRWLAAPITARDLDEAYLANVLFDAHVDDPEFGHRLLADEADKAGLRASDRRVWRICRDNQWWSVFGKKRAKNGKKAGPPAHDDRVLRIFRADAPNRLWLWDITEHPTAEGKLYLCAIKDVYSNRIVGYSISDRMTSHLAVNALASAVQRRRDVAGCIVHSDRGSQFRSRKVLRELDRHALVGSMGQVASAGDNAAMESFFSLLQKNVLDRRRWTNRDELRLAIITWIERTYHRRRRQARLGRLTPIEYETINTPQVALAA from the coding sequence GTGCCCAGACCCCACCCCGAGGAGTTCCGCGACGACGTCGTGGCCGTGGCCCGCCGCGGTGATGCTCCGATCAAAGAGATCGCGAAAGACTTCGGGATCAGCGAGTCGTGCCTGCGCAACTGGATGCAGGCCGCCGACGTCCAGGACGGCAACCGTCCCGGCGTAACGGTCAGCGAGTCGGCCGAGCTGCGCGAGATGCGTCGCCGCAACCGGCTCCTCGAGCAGGAGAACGAGATCCGTGCGCGCGGCGGCGTACTTTGCCCAGGCGCACCTGCCGGGAAAATGATGTACCCGCTCGTGAGTGAGCTCGCTAGCGACGGGATCCCCGTCGCGGTGACGTGCCGGGTCCTCAAGCTCGCCAGACAGCCCTACTACCGCTGGCTCGCCGCGCCGATCACAGCTCGTGACCTGGACGAGGCGTACCTGGCGAACGTGCTGTTCGATGCCCACGTCGACGATCCCGAGTTCGGGCACCGGCTGCTGGCCGACGAAGCCGACAAGGCCGGCCTGCGCGCCAGTGACCGGCGGGTCTGGCGGATCTGCCGGGACAACCAGTGGTGGTCGGTGTTCGGCAAGAAGCGCGCCAAGAACGGCAAGAAGGCCGGCCCGCCAGCCCACGACGACCGCGTGCTGCGGATCTTCCGCGCCGACGCACCCAACCGGTTGTGGCTCTGGGACATCACCGAGCACCCCACCGCCGAGGGCAAGCTCTACCTGTGTGCGATCAAGGACGTGTACTCCAACCGGATCGTGGGGTACTCGATCAGTGACCGCATGACGTCGCACCTGGCGGTCAACGCCCTGGCCAGCGCCGTGCAGCGCCGTCGTGACGTGGCCGGCTGCATCGTCCACTCGGACCGGGGCAGCCAATTTCGAAGCCGAAAGGTGCTGCGCGAGCTGGACCGACACGCCCTGGTCGGATCGATGGGGCAAGTCGCCTCGGCCGGGGACAACGCGGCGATGGAGAGCTTCTTCTCGTTGCTGCAGAAGAACGTCCTGGACCGGCGCCGCTGGACCAACCGCGACGAGCTCCGCCTGGCGATCATCACGTGGATCGAACGGACCTACCACCGCCGCCGACGCCAGGCCCGCCTGGGTCGACTGACCCCCATCGAGTACGAGACCATCAACACCCCTCAGGTCGCACTCGCCGCCTGA
- the istA gene encoding IS21 family transposase, which produces MIGMEDWAEARRLRRVEGMAISAIARRLGIARNTVKKALACDRPPKYERPARGSVVDAVEAQVRELLVSCPTMPATVIAERIGWEHSLTVLKDRVRVLRPYYLPPDPATRTQYDPGARVQCDLWFPPVEVPLGAGQVGSPPVLVMVSGYSRMIFAIMLPSRQGPDLIAGHWALLTSMGAVSRELVWDNEGAVGSWRAGKPKLTDDFEAFRGILGIGIHQCRPRDPESKGLVERANGYLETSFLPGRTFTGPGDFNTQLVDWLKLANARQHRALGCRPNQRWEADRAAMLTLPPVAPQLGWRTRVRLPRDHYVRLGSNDYSVDPSAVGRFVEVIADLEQVTVHLGAKVVATHPRCWARWQTITDPAHRAAALAMSTTAADRPAPSQPADDVEQRDLGTYDAAFGLTDVA; this is translated from the coding sequence GTGATCGGTATGGAGGACTGGGCAGAGGCCCGTCGGCTGCGTCGCGTCGAGGGCATGGCGATCTCGGCGATTGCGCGCCGGCTCGGGATCGCGCGGAACACGGTCAAGAAGGCGCTGGCCTGTGATCGGCCGCCGAAGTACGAGCGGCCAGCTCGCGGCTCGGTGGTCGATGCGGTCGAGGCGCAGGTTCGTGAGTTGCTGGTCTCGTGCCCGACGATGCCGGCCACGGTGATCGCGGAGCGAATCGGGTGGGAGCACTCGTTGACGGTCCTGAAGGACCGGGTGCGGGTGCTGCGCCCGTACTACCTGCCGCCGGACCCAGCCACCCGCACCCAATACGACCCGGGCGCCCGAGTGCAGTGCGATCTGTGGTTCCCCCCAGTCGAGGTCCCGCTCGGTGCCGGGCAGGTGGGTTCACCGCCGGTGCTGGTGATGGTCTCGGGGTACTCGCGGATGATCTTCGCGATCATGCTGCCCTCGAGGCAGGGTCCGGACCTGATCGCCGGGCACTGGGCCTTGTTGACTTCGATGGGCGCGGTCTCGCGCGAGCTGGTCTGGGACAACGAGGGGGCGGTCGGGTCCTGGCGGGCCGGCAAACCCAAGCTCACCGACGACTTCGAAGCGTTCCGCGGGATCCTCGGAATCGGGATCCACCAGTGCCGCCCACGCGACCCGGAGTCCAAGGGGTTGGTCGAACGCGCGAACGGCTACCTGGAGACCTCGTTCCTGCCCGGGCGCACCTTCACCGGCCCCGGCGACTTCAACACCCAGCTGGTCGACTGGCTGAAACTGGCCAACGCCCGCCAGCACCGGGCACTGGGCTGCCGCCCGAACCAGCGGTGGGAGGCCGACCGGGCGGCGATGCTCACCCTGCCGCCGGTGGCCCCCCAGCTCGGCTGGCGCACCCGAGTGCGGCTCCCGCGCGACCACTACGTGCGCCTGGGCTCCAACGACTACTCCGTCGACCCGTCCGCAGTGGGCCGGTTCGTCGAGGTCATCGCCGACCTCGAGCAGGTCACCGTCCATCTAGGCGCCAAGGTCGTCGCGACCCACCCGCGTTGCTGGGCGCGCTGGCAGACCATCACCGACCCCGCCCACCGGGCCGCGGCATTGGCAATGTCCACCACAGCGGCCGACCGCCCAGCCCCCAGCCAGCCAGCCGACGACGTCGAGCAGCGTGACCTGGGCACCTACGACGCCGCGTTCGGTCTGACGGACGTGGCCTGA
- the istB gene encoding IS21-like element helper ATPase IstB — protein MGAATKTSTRDVSAELAFLTRALKAPTLREAVDRLAERARTESWTHEEFLAACLQREVSAREAHGGEGRIRAARFPGRKSLEDFDYDHARGLPRDQIAHLGTLDFVAARENVVFLGPPGTGKTHLATGIAVRACQAGHRVLFATASEWVDRLATAHHDGRLQDELRRLGRYPLLVIDEVGYIPFEPEAANLFFQLVSARYERASLIVTSNKPFGRWGEVFGDDTVAAAMIDRLVHHADVIALKGDSYRLKNRDLGRPPAASTD, from the coding sequence ATGGGCGCCGCGACCAAGACCAGCACCCGGGACGTGTCCGCCGAGCTCGCGTTCTTGACCCGGGCGCTGAAAGCCCCGACCCTGCGTGAGGCCGTCGACCGGCTCGCCGAACGCGCCCGGACCGAGTCCTGGACCCACGAGGAGTTCCTCGCCGCCTGCCTGCAGCGTGAGGTCTCCGCCCGCGAAGCCCACGGCGGTGAGGGCCGCATCCGCGCCGCCCGGTTCCCGGGCCGCAAGTCGTTGGAGGACTTCGACTACGACCACGCCCGGGGCCTGCCCCGCGACCAGATCGCCCACCTGGGCACCTTGGACTTCGTGGCCGCCCGCGAGAACGTCGTCTTCCTCGGCCCGCCCGGCACGGGCAAGACCCACCTCGCGACCGGGATCGCGGTCCGCGCCTGCCAGGCCGGGCACCGAGTCCTGTTCGCGACCGCATCGGAGTGGGTCGACCGCCTCGCGACCGCGCACCACGACGGGCGCCTGCAAGACGAGCTACGACGCCTGGGCCGCTACCCGCTGCTCGTCATCGACGAGGTCGGCTACATCCCGTTCGAACCCGAAGCGGCGAACCTATTCTTCCAACTCGTCTCGGCGCGCTACGAACGCGCCTCACTGATCGTCACGAGCAACAAACCGTTCGGCCGGTGGGGAGAAGTCTTCGGCGACGACACCGTCGCCGCCGCGATGATCGACCGCCTCGTTCACCACGCCGACGTCATCGCCCTCAAAGGCGACTCCTACCGGCTCAAGAACCGCGACCTCGGCCGCCCACCCGCGGCCAGCACCGACTGA
- a CDS encoding L-fuconate dehydratase has product MTTITGVQVFDVRFPTSLSQDGSDAMNKDGDYSAAYVVLDTDDPTLAGYGFTFTIGRGNDLAAEAARQRAQSLIGRDVAELVGDLGAAYRGLASDSQLRWLGPEKGVVHLAMAAVMNALWDLAARRAGKPLWQMLVEMTPEQLVDAADLRYLSDVLTREQAIALLAEMEPTRLERIAELKARGGYPCYTTSAGWLGYSDEKLRRLLQEAVDEGYRHVKLKVGADVEDDVRRLRIAREVIGWDAKLMIDANQVWDVPEAIEWIDRLAEFEPYWIEEPTSPDDVLGHAAIRKAVAPIGVATGEHGMNRVLFKQMFQAGAIDFCQLDAARLASVNEILSVYLMAKMFDVPVCPHAGGVGLCELVQHLSIFDYVAVSGTLEGRVTEFVDHLHEHFTDPCVVKGGSYTLPSRPGYSAQMHEESVAAYSYPNGSMWSADPSS; this is encoded by the coding sequence ATGACCACCATCACTGGGGTTCAAGTCTTCGACGTTCGCTTTCCCACCTCCCTGTCGCAGGATGGCTCGGACGCGATGAACAAGGACGGCGACTACTCCGCCGCCTACGTTGTCCTGGACACCGACGACCCGACGCTCGCCGGGTACGGCTTCACGTTCACCATCGGGCGTGGCAACGACCTTGCGGCCGAAGCGGCGCGCCAGCGCGCTCAGTCGCTGATCGGCCGCGACGTCGCCGAGCTCGTCGGAGACCTCGGGGCCGCCTACCGCGGGCTGGCCTCCGACTCGCAGCTCAGGTGGCTCGGCCCGGAGAAGGGCGTCGTCCATCTTGCGATGGCTGCGGTCATGAATGCGCTCTGGGACCTGGCCGCGCGCCGGGCCGGCAAGCCACTCTGGCAGATGCTCGTCGAGATGACGCCGGAGCAGCTCGTCGACGCCGCGGACTTGCGGTACCTGTCCGACGTGCTGACCCGCGAGCAGGCGATCGCCCTCCTCGCCGAGATGGAGCCCACCCGCCTGGAGCGGATCGCTGAGCTCAAGGCGCGGGGTGGGTACCCCTGCTACACCACGTCCGCGGGGTGGCTGGGCTACTCGGACGAGAAGCTGCGTCGCCTCCTGCAGGAAGCCGTCGATGAGGGCTATCGACACGTCAAGCTCAAGGTCGGCGCGGACGTCGAGGACGACGTGCGCCGGCTGCGTATCGCGCGCGAGGTGATCGGTTGGGACGCCAAGCTGATGATTGACGCGAACCAGGTGTGGGACGTCCCCGAGGCGATCGAGTGGATCGACCGACTCGCTGAGTTCGAGCCCTACTGGATCGAGGAACCGACTAGTCCCGACGACGTGCTGGGCCACGCCGCCATCCGCAAGGCCGTGGCACCCATCGGGGTTGCCACCGGCGAGCACGGCATGAACCGTGTGCTCTTCAAGCAGATGTTCCAGGCAGGCGCGATCGACTTCTGCCAGCTCGACGCGGCTCGGCTCGCGAGCGTCAACGAGATCCTCTCGGTCTACCTGATGGCGAAGATGTTCGACGTCCCGGTCTGCCCGCACGCGGGTGGGGTAGGGCTGTGCGAACTCGTTCAGCACCTGTCGATCTTCGACTACGTCGCCGTGTCAGGAACGCTCGAGGGCCGCGTCACAGAGTTCGTCGACCACCTGCACGAGCACTTCACCGACCCTTGCGTGGTCAAGGGCGGCAGCTACACGCTTCCCTCGCGGCCCGGGTACTCCGCCCAGATGCACGAGGAGTCAGTGGCTGCGTACTCCTACCCGAACGGCTCGATGTGGTCGGCCGACCCCTCGTCCTGA
- a CDS encoding FadR/GntR family transcriptional regulator, with protein MIKGIKAMIIRGDLGPGDRLPVEKELAEAFGVSRGPLREGVRALVLLGVLGTRRGSGTYVTSLDAARLLSPVGFFADLHQPASSAHLSAVRRVLEVEAVGHAAAVITDEQLDMLASALDEIDHELAGAGNGNLEAVIDADNRFHTTIARTGGNPVLAALVESLVSRTFRSRLWRAIHERGANERTQSEHRAILDALRRRDPDAARIRMAGHLLAVELSVEHQDEGSADHIEPFG; from the coding sequence GTGATCAAGGGCATCAAGGCCATGATCATCCGTGGTGACCTGGGACCAGGCGATCGGCTCCCGGTCGAGAAGGAGCTGGCCGAGGCGTTCGGTGTCTCCCGGGGGCCGCTTCGCGAGGGCGTGCGCGCGCTGGTCCTCCTCGGCGTGCTGGGTACCCGTCGCGGCAGTGGCACGTACGTCACGTCGCTGGACGCCGCGCGACTGCTCAGTCCGGTGGGCTTCTTCGCCGACCTGCACCAGCCCGCGAGCTCGGCGCATCTCTCGGCGGTGCGCCGTGTCCTGGAGGTCGAGGCGGTCGGGCACGCAGCTGCCGTGATCACCGACGAACAGCTCGACATGCTCGCCAGCGCGCTTGATGAGATCGACCACGAGCTGGCGGGCGCGGGGAACGGCAACCTCGAAGCGGTGATCGACGCGGACAACCGGTTCCACACGACAATCGCTCGAACCGGTGGCAACCCCGTGCTCGCCGCGCTGGTGGAGAGCCTGGTGAGTCGAACGTTCCGGTCGAGGCTGTGGCGGGCCATCCATGAACGCGGCGCGAACGAGCGCACCCAGTCGGAGCACCGGGCGATCCTCGATGCGCTGCGTCGACGAGACCCGGACGCCGCAAGGATCCGGATGGCGGGTCACCTGCTCGCCGTGGAGCTGTCGGTCGAGCATCAGGACGAGGGGTCGGCCGACCACATCGAGCCGTTCGGGTAG
- a CDS encoding LacI family DNA-binding transcriptional regulator — MTEAQPSVERPATIYDVARAAGVSHATVSRLLKGYEGIRPDTRDRVAKAIRELGYRPNLNARSLTTGRSHRIAALTHEITQVGPNKILEGATMAARDAGYLLDVITLDLHNPAAIRESIDLALQFDLAGVLALSSTDEVTNAVKSTTFRVPLYLATGHDKLPTDTTPAANGLLAVLRHLSDLGHRDIVHIAGPRTWVGARNRTREYEAAIIELGLNSRSVIHGDWSARSGYEAIASLPGELPATAFVAANDQIALGVILALNERGHRVPDDVSVTGVDDTPEAAYFSPPLTTLRLDFTAQGRDAVQQLLALIDGTAPPPLAPRRPELIVRRSTGPVRSRE; from the coding sequence ATGACCGAGGCGCAACCAAGCGTCGAACGGCCGGCCACGATCTATGACGTGGCGCGAGCTGCCGGGGTGTCCCATGCGACTGTGAGCAGGTTGCTCAAGGGCTACGAGGGCATCCGGCCCGACACGCGCGACCGCGTCGCCAAGGCGATCCGCGAACTCGGCTATCGGCCCAACCTCAACGCCCGCTCGCTGACGACAGGCCGCTCGCACCGCATCGCTGCGCTCACCCACGAGATCACTCAGGTTGGTCCGAACAAGATCCTCGAGGGCGCCACCATGGCCGCCCGCGACGCGGGCTACTTGCTCGACGTCATCACCCTGGATCTGCACAACCCCGCGGCGATTCGCGAGTCCATCGACCTTGCACTCCAATTCGACCTCGCGGGGGTGCTCGCGCTCTCGTCGACCGACGAGGTGACGAACGCGGTGAAGTCCACGACGTTCCGGGTGCCGCTCTACCTGGCCACAGGCCACGACAAGCTGCCAACCGACACCACACCCGCCGCCAACGGTCTCCTCGCCGTGCTGCGTCACCTTTCCGATCTCGGTCACCGCGATATCGTGCACATCGCCGGCCCGCGCACCTGGGTGGGGGCGCGCAACCGCACCCGTGAATACGAGGCAGCCATCATCGAGCTTGGCCTGAACTCTCGCAGCGTCATTCACGGCGATTGGTCCGCCCGGTCCGGTTATGAGGCGATCGCATCGCTGCCGGGTGAACTGCCCGCGACGGCGTTTGTCGCAGCCAACGATCAGATTGCGCTCGGTGTCATCCTCGCGTTGAACGAGCGCGGTCACCGTGTACCGGACGACGTCAGCGTCACTGGAGTCGACGACACCCCGGAAGCAGCGTACTTCTCGCCGCCCCTCACGACTCTTCGGCTTGATTTCACCGCCCAGGGCAGAGATGCGGTGCAGCAACTTCTCGCGCTCATCGACGGAACGGCGCCGCCGCCGCTGGCGCCACGACGGCCCGAGCTGATCGTGCGTCGATCGACGGGACCGGTCCGGTCACGCGAGTAG
- a CDS encoding beta-galactosidase, giving the protein MADAHLLPDRILFGAAFYNEYRVNGDLEGDLDLMAEASFSVIRVGESVWATWEPEPGVYHLDWLQPVLDGAHARGISVVLGTPTYAVPPWLRAMDPELAGEEATGVRHPWGRRQEVDITHPLFRQHAEGVIRAIAAKYASHPAIIGYQVDNEPGPFLLHNQRVFDGFLGWLEGRYEDVETLNREWGLTFWSQRIRSWDELWRPDGNHSPQYQLEWRRYQAELVTEFIAWQARIVREYAGPRQFVTTCISYERPAIDDRQLVQQLDVTAGNPYYMMQDALRIGVEVPRTAKWWSSGVWALFEQGDRMFSSAQAPFLVTETNAQSIGQSHWQHHTPYPGQIALAGLALVARGARMIEYWQWQTPHYGIETYWGGVLPHSGQPGRIYREIAELGRRLRDLGPVLEGFTPDADVALLYSIDTKHSFEFYPPLADAEGGPDGMSYLRIFDRYYRAAFEAGTQSRIVHAAQFRERDTEDFVAEFPTLVVPTLYVADDGMLDALVRYAEAGGHLVVGIRTGYGDQLARARPERAPGRLAAAAGVWYDEYSSLDAPVGIDGATFGGGHAEGWADALVADGADVVAVYSSGIYAGRPAVTSREHGAGRVTYVGMLPDLALATSILRWAVPIASASEWQFDAPVTVTSGSSGDERVWFISNWSSEPATAHPPQRSGGKPIVLEPWDVTVLVEQRDPESGAVYIPEPERVEPS; this is encoded by the coding sequence TTGGCCGACGCGCACCTGCTACCTGACCGGATCTTGTTCGGAGCGGCGTTCTACAACGAGTACCGCGTGAACGGTGACCTCGAGGGCGACCTTGACCTGATGGCCGAGGCATCCTTCTCGGTCATTCGCGTTGGCGAGTCTGTGTGGGCGACGTGGGAGCCAGAGCCGGGGGTGTATCACCTCGACTGGCTGCAGCCCGTGCTCGACGGTGCGCATGCCCGCGGCATCTCGGTCGTGCTCGGTACGCCAACCTATGCCGTCCCCCCGTGGCTTCGCGCGATGGATCCGGAGCTAGCGGGCGAGGAGGCCACTGGGGTGCGCCATCCCTGGGGGCGGCGTCAGGAGGTCGATATCACGCATCCCCTGTTCCGGCAGCACGCGGAGGGCGTCATCCGGGCGATCGCCGCGAAGTATGCCAGCCACCCCGCGATCATCGGCTACCAGGTCGACAACGAGCCTGGCCCGTTCCTCCTGCACAACCAGCGGGTGTTCGATGGCTTCCTGGGCTGGCTCGAAGGCCGGTACGAGGATGTCGAGACGCTCAACCGGGAATGGGGGCTCACGTTCTGGTCGCAGCGCATCCGCAGCTGGGATGAGCTCTGGCGCCCCGATGGCAACCACTCACCGCAGTACCAACTCGAGTGGCGCCGCTACCAGGCCGAGCTCGTCACCGAATTCATCGCGTGGCAGGCCCGCATCGTGCGCGAGTACGCGGGTCCCCGCCAGTTCGTGACGACCTGCATATCGTACGAACGCCCGGCGATCGACGACCGCCAGCTCGTGCAGCAGCTCGATGTCACGGCGGGCAATCCCTACTACATGATGCAGGACGCACTCCGCATCGGGGTTGAGGTGCCGCGAACCGCGAAGTGGTGGTCGTCCGGAGTGTGGGCACTCTTTGAGCAGGGTGACCGCATGTTCAGCTCGGCACAGGCTCCGTTCCTGGTCACCGAGACGAACGCGCAGTCCATCGGGCAGTCCCACTGGCAACACCACACGCCGTACCCGGGCCAGATCGCGCTCGCGGGCCTCGCGCTTGTGGCACGCGGCGCTCGGATGATCGAGTACTGGCAGTGGCAGACACCCCACTACGGCATCGAAACCTACTGGGGCGGGGTGCTGCCGCACAGTGGCCAACCCGGTCGCATCTACCGTGAGATCGCGGAGCTCGGTCGCCGGTTGCGCGACCTCGGGCCAGTGCTCGAGGGGTTCACGCCCGATGCCGATGTCGCCCTGCTCTATTCGATCGACACCAAACACAGTTTCGAGTTCTACCCGCCGCTCGCCGACGCCGAGGGCGGACCGGATGGCATGTCGTACCTGCGGATCTTCGATCGCTACTACCGCGCGGCTTTCGAGGCGGGTACCCAGAGTCGGATCGTGCACGCAGCCCAGTTCCGGGAGCGCGACACGGAGGACTTCGTGGCCGAGTTCCCCACCCTCGTCGTGCCGACCCTCTACGTCGCCGATGACGGCATGCTCGACGCCCTCGTGCGTTACGCCGAGGCAGGCGGGCACCTCGTGGTCGGCATCCGAACCGGCTACGGCGACCAGCTCGCCAGGGCACGGCCCGAGCGAGCGCCCGGGCGTCTCGCCGCCGCGGCGGGGGTCTGGTACGACGAGTACTCCTCGCTCGACGCACCGGTCGGCATCGACGGCGCCACCTTCGGTGGCGGCCACGCCGAGGGTTGGGCGGATGCGCTCGTCGCCGACGGCGCCGATGTTGTTGCCGTGTACTCCTCGGGTATCTACGCGGGCCGGCCCGCGGTGACCTCGCGCGAGCACGGTGCAGGGCGCGTCACCTACGTGGGCATGCTGCCCGACCTCGCGCTTGCGACATCCATTCTTCGCTGGGCCGTACCGATCGCGAGCGCGAGCGAATGGCAGTTCGATGCCCCGGTCACGGTCACCTCTGGCAGCAGTGGCGACGAGCGCGTCTGGTTCATTAGCAACTGGTCATCCGAGCCCGCCACCGCTCACCCGCCGCAACGGAGCGGCGGAAAAC